One Bremerella alba DNA segment encodes these proteins:
- a CDS encoding tRNA (cytidine(34)-2'-O)-methyltransferase codes for MYDPVFHIVLLAPEIPPNTGNIGRMCVATGSKLWLVEPLGFQVDDAALRRAGMDYWQHLNWEIVPDWAALEDRLKSNRKWYLTKTAPRSYANVSYEKGDALVFGCESKGLPRQLVEANDQTAISVPMRTDVRSLNLASTAAAVTYEAVRQLTVSGEYSLPIGESPIG; via the coding sequence ATGTACGACCCAGTCTTTCATATTGTGCTGCTCGCCCCTGAGATCCCTCCCAACACCGGCAACATCGGGCGAATGTGCGTCGCCACCGGCAGCAAACTGTGGCTGGTCGAACCACTCGGCTTTCAGGTTGACGACGCCGCGCTGCGCCGCGCCGGTATGGACTATTGGCAGCACCTCAACTGGGAGATCGTCCCCGATTGGGCGGCCTTGGAAGATCGTCTTAAATCCAATCGTAAATGGTACTTAACCAAGACCGCCCCACGCAGCTACGCCAACGTCAGTTACGAAAAAGGAGACGCGTTGGTCTTCGGCTGCGAGTCAAAAGGCCTACCGCGCCAGCTGGTCGAGGCGAACGATCAGACGGCCATTTCGGTCCCCATGCGAACCGACGTCCGCAGCCTGAACCTGGCCTCGACAGCGGCGGCCGTCACCTACGAAGCCGTCCGCCAGCTGACCGTTTCCGGCGAATATTCTTTACCAATCGGCGAATCCCCGATTGGGTAA
- a CDS encoding glycoside hydrolase family 88 protein, producing MSDPRTEQYTQALQFAEKQVAATTEQHPDYFPIYTEGGKWRHDKELWTDWCAGFYAGMMWQFHLRTGDAGWREKAEHYSKQLEHRQHDRDVHDLGFIFLSTYLPWYQLTGDKHLHDVLIQAGRTLAMRFKDKGQYLRSFVSDDSLFIDIMMNVPIIFYAAIESGDQELMRRAVNHCQTTRDTIVRENGSTAHEGMFDLETGEFLEQTTHQGLRGDSSWARGLAWSLYGYSKCYQLTQDEQYLAVAMRNADFWIANLPEDKVPFWDFDADVSQPAPWGAQKETSAGAIAASGLLDLSKQTKDSAKAAQYKETALAMLDALVTPEYLAINDIGWEGILKHGVYHTEKDLGVDESVMFGEYFFVEALTKVVRDAYPITYDGPKA from the coding sequence ATGAGTGACCCGCGCACCGAGCAGTATACCCAAGCCCTTCAGTTCGCCGAGAAGCAGGTCGCCGCGACCACCGAGCAGCACCCGGACTATTTCCCCATTTACACCGAGGGTGGTAAGTGGCGGCATGACAAAGAGTTATGGACCGACTGGTGTGCCGGTTTCTACGCCGGGATGATGTGGCAGTTTCACTTGCGAACCGGCGACGCTGGCTGGCGCGAGAAGGCCGAGCACTACTCGAAGCAGCTAGAGCACCGCCAGCACGACCGCGACGTCCACGATCTGGGCTTCATTTTTCTCAGCACCTACCTGCCGTGGTACCAGCTGACCGGCGACAAGCATCTGCATGACGTGCTGATTCAAGCTGGCCGCACCTTGGCGATGCGTTTCAAGGATAAGGGTCAGTACCTGCGAAGCTTCGTTTCGGACGATTCGCTGTTCATCGACATCATGATGAACGTGCCGATCATCTTCTATGCGGCAATCGAATCAGGCGACCAGGAACTGATGCGACGGGCCGTGAATCACTGCCAAACTACCCGCGATACGATCGTCCGGGAAAATGGCTCGACCGCCCACGAAGGAATGTTCGATCTGGAAACAGGGGAGTTCCTGGAGCAAACCACCCACCAAGGCCTGCGTGGCGACAGCAGCTGGGCCCGCGGTTTGGCGTGGTCGCTGTATGGGTACTCGAAGTGTTACCAACTGACGCAAGACGAGCAGTACTTGGCCGTTGCGATGCGAAACGCCGACTTCTGGATCGCTAACTTGCCGGAAGATAAGGTGCCATTCTGGGACTTCGACGCCGACGTGAGCCAGCCGGCCCCATGGGGAGCCCAGAAAGAGACCTCGGCCGGGGCGATTGCGGCCTCTGGTTTGTTAGACTTGAGCAAGCAAACCAAGGACTCTGCGAAAGCGGCGCAATATAAAGAAACTGCCTTGGCGATGCTCGACGCGTTGGTCACTCCCGAGTACCTGGCCATCAACGACATCGGCTGGGAAGGGATCCTCAAGCATGGGGTCTACCATACTGAGAAAGACCTGGGCGTGGACGAGTCGGTGATGTTCGGCGAATACTTCTTTGTCGAAGCGTTGACGAAGGTCGTGCGAGACGCCTACCCAATCACTTACGATGGGCCCAAAGCTTAA
- a CDS encoding right-handed parallel beta-helix repeat-containing protein, which produces MLKTTLTICLSLFLISWAVAADRHVTVEGAGQKDGTNWENAFDATSLSETVSQLKRGDTLLLGGGSYQGVSLSIDVHGTADAPIIIRGVDRGNGLPVLAHQWKLEAPSKGATAIRLRAGASHITFENLRLDGYRTGVLADKVGNADDRTHLAFHDVDVQHCRYGFYLSDCDQVRIKDCDLVRYSKHGFRLEQGCDHVVFQRCVADCSQADPEWEKHTELLPFGFNVNNGGTPNSHIVFEDCTAANNMMPLQKNRYKNGDGFVVEGNTQNVTFLRCRGIRNQDAGYDLKVDDVQLKDCIALGNGRQVRIWTTGTLENCYLGYGGTGLWSNGGPLTAKHCTFYDLSVAAMTDDRAKHKITLTDCRIANCQKTKRQTASGGGVILEDTEVIAPTSEAKTADKSTTRPVPPWDGTGQPLAPKPASNQGYQAASGQ; this is translated from the coding sequence ATGCTGAAAACAACCCTTACGATTTGCCTCTCCTTATTCCTTATCTCATGGGCCGTTGCCGCCGACCGCCATGTCACGGTAGAAGGTGCCGGGCAGAAGGATGGTACGAACTGGGAAAACGCCTTCGACGCCACATCGCTTTCCGAAACGGTTTCCCAGCTAAAGCGGGGCGATACGCTGCTTCTCGGTGGGGGCTCGTATCAAGGGGTTTCGCTTTCAATCGATGTTCACGGAACTGCGGACGCCCCGATCATTATCCGCGGCGTCGATCGGGGGAACGGCTTGCCGGTGTTGGCGCATCAGTGGAAGCTCGAAGCGCCCTCGAAAGGGGCCACGGCGATCAGACTAAGGGCCGGGGCATCCCATATCACGTTTGAAAACCTTCGCCTCGATGGCTACCGCACTGGTGTGTTGGCCGACAAAGTAGGCAACGCAGACGACCGCACACATTTGGCGTTTCATGATGTCGATGTGCAGCATTGCCGGTATGGGTTTTACTTAAGCGATTGCGATCAGGTGCGGATCAAGGACTGCGATCTGGTTCGCTACAGCAAACATGGCTTTCGCCTCGAACAAGGCTGCGATCATGTTGTGTTTCAACGCTGCGTCGCCGATTGCTCTCAGGCCGATCCTGAGTGGGAAAAACACACCGAGCTGTTACCCTTCGGTTTCAACGTCAACAATGGTGGCACGCCCAACTCGCACATCGTGTTCGAGGACTGCACCGCTGCCAACAATATGATGCCGCTGCAGAAAAACCGCTACAAAAACGGCGACGGGTTCGTCGTCGAAGGCAATACCCAGAACGTCACCTTCCTACGCTGCCGTGGCATCCGCAATCAAGACGCTGGCTACGACTTGAAGGTCGACGACGTGCAACTCAAAGATTGCATCGCCCTGGGCAATGGTCGTCAGGTTCGTATTTGGACGACCGGTACGCTCGAGAACTGCTACCTCGGCTACGGCGGCACCGGGCTCTGGAGCAACGGGGGGCCACTCACGGCGAAGCACTGCACCTTTTACGACCTAAGCGTTGCCGCCATGACCGACGACCGCGCAAAGCACAAAATCACGCTCACCGATTGTCGGATCGCCAACTGCCAAAAAACAAAACGCCAAACGGCCAGCGGCGGTGGAGTGATCCTCGAAGACACCGAAGTGATCGCCCCCACATCGGAAGCAAAAACCGCCGATAAATCTACGACACGCCCGGTACCGCCGTGGGATGGAACCGGCCAGCCGTTGGCCCCCAAGCCTGCGTCCAACCAAGGCTATCAGGCAGCAAGCGGCCAGTGA
- a CDS encoding nitrilase family protein: MMLRAATVQFQHAPGDCRANLDVVSRFVKSAAEQDVRLITFPEMCLTGYWHVHRLDREAIDALAEEVPGGPSTAALVELAQAYQMVVGAGLIERAGDGQLYNTYVVAMPDGNVHCHRKLHCFISPHMSSGDRFTVFDTPLGCKLGVLICWDNNLIENVRATALLGADILLAPHQTGGTASRSPHAMGRIDPEVWHARHEAPQRLAAEVNGPKGREWLLRWLPARAHDNGLFVLFSNGIGLDDDEVRTGNAMILDCYGRIVAEAEAPKDSLVIADLDMSLLDKCTGRRWIRGRRPELYGILTESQGSELSPHEARFSDASTEDSR; encoded by the coding sequence ATGATGCTTCGCGCCGCCACGGTACAGTTTCAGCATGCCCCCGGTGACTGTCGGGCCAATCTGGACGTGGTCTCTCGGTTCGTCAAGTCGGCAGCCGAGCAAGACGTGCGTTTGATCACCTTTCCCGAGATGTGCCTGACCGGCTATTGGCATGTCCACCGTCTCGATCGCGAGGCGATCGATGCTTTGGCGGAAGAAGTCCCCGGCGGGCCATCCACCGCCGCGCTCGTGGAACTCGCGCAAGCATACCAAATGGTCGTCGGTGCCGGTTTGATTGAAAGGGCAGGGGATGGGCAACTTTACAACACATACGTTGTGGCGATGCCCGACGGTAACGTGCATTGCCATCGCAAGCTGCACTGCTTTATCAGCCCGCACATGAGTAGCGGCGATCGGTTCACGGTGTTCGATACGCCTCTGGGCTGCAAGCTGGGCGTGTTGATCTGCTGGGATAACAACCTAATCGAGAACGTCCGGGCCACCGCGCTGCTGGGGGCCGATATCTTATTGGCACCGCATCAAACCGGCGGAACGGCCTCGCGAAGTCCGCACGCGATGGGACGCATCGATCCAGAAGTATGGCACGCACGGCATGAAGCCCCGCAGCGTCTGGCCGCTGAGGTCAACGGACCTAAAGGACGCGAGTGGCTCTTACGATGGCTGCCGGCACGCGCCCACGACAACGGCCTGTTTGTGCTGTTTAGCAACGGGATCGGTCTCGACGACGACGAAGTGCGGACCGGCAACGCGATGATCTTGGACTGTTACGGCAGGATCGTAGCCGAAGCGGAAGCGCCGAAAGACTCGCTCGTCATCGCCGACCTGGACATGAGCCTGCTGGACAAGTGCACCGGCCGGCGCTGGATCCGCGGTCGGCGACCCGAGCTATACGGCATTTTGACCGAGTCGCAAGGAAGCGAACTTTCACCCCACGAGGCCCGGTTCTCGGATGCTTCGACGGAAGATTCACGGTAG
- a CDS encoding DUF1559 domain-containing protein, which produces MVHHPSTRRGFTLVELLVVIAIIGVLIALLLPAVQQAREAARRMQCSNNLKQQGLALHNYHDVHQSFPSGELTVSRLGWQSLILPMIEQGALHDALDTAGAFTARNTSADPAWHNDPDVVSTGTTPLAQTIIDGYICPSDPSGGLNEKIRSDDSNYPGAYGKSNYVGAYTAAFYDSSGTKTADRKATFYENSKVKFRDITDGTSNTLIVGERCTASPFVGSLWIGWHNLTGPITHSHQFTLRVRINRLSNDTDYPINGNSMHSVSSMHPGGAQFLFGDGSVRFLAETINLQSYAALGTIDGGEVVSEF; this is translated from the coding sequence ATGGTTCACCATCCTTCAACTCGGCGCGGGTTCACACTTGTAGAACTGTTAGTTGTGATCGCTATTATTGGCGTATTGATCGCGCTTTTGCTTCCGGCTGTGCAACAAGCACGCGAAGCGGCTCGTCGGATGCAGTGCAGCAACAATCTCAAGCAACAGGGGCTGGCTCTGCACAACTATCACGACGTTCACCAATCGTTTCCATCGGGCGAATTGACGGTCAGTCGTTTAGGTTGGCAGTCGCTAATTCTTCCGATGATCGAGCAAGGTGCCCTGCACGATGCGCTCGACACGGCCGGGGCATTCACTGCCAGAAACACGTCGGCCGATCCTGCCTGGCATAACGACCCCGACGTGGTATCGACCGGCACAACGCCGCTGGCCCAAACGATTATTGACGGCTACATCTGCCCTTCAGATCCCTCGGGAGGTTTGAACGAAAAGATCCGATCGGACGATTCGAATTACCCTGGAGCCTATGGCAAGTCGAACTACGTCGGCGCATACACGGCCGCGTTCTACGACAGTTCTGGCACGAAGACAGCCGATCGTAAGGCAACCTTCTACGAAAACTCGAAGGTCAAGTTCCGTGATATTACCGACGGAACGAGCAATACGTTGATTGTCGGCGAACGATGTACGGCCTCTCCTTTTGTCGGGTCGTTGTGGATCGGATGGCACAATCTAACCGGTCCCATTACCCACAGTCATCAGTTTACTTTGCGGGTTCGGATCAATCGTCTGTCGAACGACACCGACTATCCAATCAATGGAAACAGCATGCACTCGGTCAGCAGTATGCACCCCGGTGGTGCCCAGTTTTTGTTTGGTGACGGCTCGGTCCGTTTCTTAGCAGAAACGATCAATCTTCAATCGTACGCAGCTTTAGGAACCATCGACGGTGGCGAGGTTGTCAGCGAGTTTTAA
- the ispG gene encoding (E)-4-hydroxy-3-methylbut-2-enyl-diphosphate synthase, protein MEIVRNPTRSVAIGSIHIGAGHRIAVQSMTATKTQDIDATVAQVTDLEQAGADVIRIAVDSKKDAEALAEIRKQTSGNLSVDLQENYRLAELVAPHVDKIRYNPGHLYHHEREKPWQEKVEYIIGVAKDNDCAVRIGVNCGSVDPAKLALYEKDDSITPMLESAWEHCDLVDRLDFHRFCVSLKDSDPQKVIEVNRRFAEKRPDVPLHLGVTEAGMPPDGIIKTRIAFEQLIGTGIGDTIRVSLTVPNARKGEEIAAGRKILDDIAAGRVRTVVDYGLQTLNIISCPSCSRVENEAFVDLAAKVKEMTEYAKDHKITIAVMGCRVNGPGETDDADLGLWCGPSFVNLKKGGEPLGAFGYEEVLVKLKEELDQLIDAQTVG, encoded by the coding sequence TTGGAAATCGTTCGCAACCCGACGCGTAGTGTCGCAATCGGCAGCATCCACATCGGCGCTGGCCATCGGATCGCCGTCCAGAGTATGACGGCCACCAAGACGCAGGACATCGACGCCACCGTCGCCCAGGTAACCGATCTGGAGCAGGCCGGCGCGGATGTCATCCGAATTGCCGTCGACAGCAAGAAGGACGCCGAGGCGCTCGCTGAAATTCGCAAGCAGACCTCGGGCAATTTGTCGGTCGACCTGCAAGAGAATTACCGGCTGGCCGAACTGGTCGCACCGCATGTCGACAAGATTCGCTACAACCCCGGGCACCTTTATCACCACGAGCGCGAAAAGCCGTGGCAAGAGAAGGTCGAGTACATCATCGGGGTCGCCAAAGACAACGACTGTGCGGTTCGCATTGGGGTGAACTGCGGCAGCGTCGATCCGGCCAAGCTGGCGCTCTACGAGAAAGACGACTCGATCACGCCGATGCTGGAAAGTGCCTGGGAGCACTGCGATTTGGTCGACCGTCTGGACTTCCATCGCTTTTGCGTTTCGCTGAAGGATAGCGACCCGCAAAAGGTGATCGAAGTGAATCGCCGCTTTGCGGAAAAGCGCCCCGACGTGCCGCTGCACCTGGGAGTGACCGAAGCAGGCATGCCGCCTGATGGAATCATCAAAACGCGGATCGCATTCGAGCAGCTCATTGGCACCGGCATTGGCGACACGATTCGCGTTTCGCTGACGGTCCCCAATGCCCGTAAAGGGGAAGAAATCGCCGCCGGCCGCAAGATCTTAGACGACATCGCCGCCGGTCGCGTGCGAACGGTGGTCGATTACGGTCTGCAAACGCTCAATATCATTAGCTGCCCAAGCTGTTCGCGTGTCGAGAACGAAGCATTCGTCGACCTGGCCGCCAAAGTAAAAGAGATGACCGAGTACGCGAAGGATCATAAGATCACCATCGCCGTGATGGGTTGTCGCGTGAATGGTCCTGGCGAAACGGACGACGCCGACCTAGGTTTGTGGTGCGGTCCGAGTTTCGTGAACCTGAAAAAAGGTGGCGAACCGCTGGGTGCATTTGGCTATGAAGAAGTTTTGGTGAAACTCAAGGAAGAGCTCGATCAATTGATCGATGCCCAAACGGTTGGGTAG
- a CDS encoding Mur ligase family protein: protein MSQTITSRVGVSLRNLLPDAKFIGGSDIYAKACCARPEHILPGEVFIAICDDNEDGHDRVDEAIERGASAVVSEKSLPVSVPVCVVGDSREAYGQLCHALADQPTDRIKVIGVTGTNGKTTTCLLIKAILQKAGAKVGSLTSLGCDNGYDQQSWGQPTPNPAIMADMLSRMQYNGCTHAVLEASSEGLVKQHLAGVQLDVAAFTNIRQNHIELHGSARNYYRAKKKLLKYLRDTGVAIFNGDDSNCVRLLNQAEVPALSVAVHGVGEITASVVERHKSEQTFMLTAGSQTMPVCTRMIGDHHVYNCLVAAAVCLVYGVDLKTVVRGLESVETLPGRMQRIECGQSYGVFIDQAHTHDGLAVALKTLRRVTHGRLICVLGAHESSDRVNRPLLGRVAERGSDVSLITMSGPAGTSRNEVVHDIIDGFARPAKAHVIPNRKEAIRYALSQAEIGDTVLITGQTTERLVSDRVEKTEPRDCDVARELLYEMVQEEETAPMEAKVIAFPR, encoded by the coding sequence ATGTCGCAGACAATCACTTCTCGCGTTGGAGTATCGCTTCGGAATTTGTTGCCCGATGCGAAGTTCATTGGCGGAAGCGACATCTACGCCAAAGCCTGCTGTGCTCGACCAGAACACATCTTACCAGGCGAAGTCTTCATCGCCATTTGCGACGACAACGAAGACGGCCACGACCGCGTTGACGAAGCTATCGAGCGCGGTGCCTCTGCGGTTGTCTCCGAAAAATCACTCCCCGTTAGCGTGCCGGTGTGTGTGGTCGGAGACAGCCGCGAGGCATACGGGCAGCTTTGCCATGCGTTGGCCGATCAGCCGACCGATCGCATCAAAGTGATCGGCGTCACCGGAACTAACGGCAAAACAACGACGTGCCTGCTGATCAAAGCCATTCTGCAAAAAGCAGGAGCCAAGGTTGGTAGTTTAACCAGTTTGGGCTGCGACAACGGCTACGACCAGCAATCGTGGGGTCAGCCGACCCCTAACCCGGCCATCATGGCCGATATGCTGTCGCGCATGCAGTACAACGGCTGCACCCACGCGGTACTTGAAGCTTCCAGCGAAGGCCTGGTCAAGCAGCACCTGGCCGGCGTGCAGCTAGATGTGGCAGCGTTCACCAACATTCGGCAGAACCATATCGAGCTTCACGGCTCGGCCCGCAATTATTATCGCGCCAAGAAAAAGCTGCTGAAATACCTCCGCGACACAGGCGTTGCCATCTTCAACGGCGACGACTCGAACTGTGTCCGGCTTTTGAACCAGGCCGAAGTTCCCGCGCTGTCGGTTGCCGTTCATGGAGTCGGCGAGATCACCGCTTCGGTGGTTGAACGTCACAAGAGCGAACAAACGTTCATGTTAACTGCCGGCAGTCAGACCATGCCTGTCTGCACGCGGATGATCGGCGACCATCACGTTTACAACTGCCTGGTCGCGGCCGCCGTTTGCTTGGTGTACGGAGTCGATCTGAAAACGGTCGTTCGCGGGCTCGAGTCGGTCGAGACTCTGCCGGGCCGCATGCAGCGGATTGAATGCGGACAGTCGTATGGCGTTTTCATCGATCAAGCCCACACCCACGACGGGCTGGCGGTTGCCTTGAAAACACTTCGCCGCGTAACCCATGGCCGATTAATCTGCGTGCTTGGGGCTCATGAGTCGAGCGACCGCGTCAATCGACCTTTGCTGGGCCGCGTTGCCGAACGAGGTAGTGACGTCTCGTTGATCACCATGAGTGGTCCCGCCGGGACATCGCGAAACGAGGTGGTGCACGACATTATCGACGGCTTTGCCCGACCTGCCAAAGCGCACGTCATTCCTAACCGCAAAGAAGCGATCCGCTACGCACTGAGCCAAGCCGAAATCGGCGATACGGTACTAATTACCGGGCAAACAACCGAACGACTGGTTAGCGATCGCGTCGAAAAAACCGAACCCCGCGACTGCGATGTTGCCCGAGAACTGCTGTACGAAATGGTTCAAGAAGAAGAAACGGCCCCGATGGAAGCCAAGGTTATCGCGTTTCCTCGGTAG
- a CDS encoding glycosyltransferase family 2 protein — MGEDPIISVVVPLPDDRGHVLDCLTGFTQQTLEVPFEVIVPTEAASSSEVAWLVDRFPQVRWIHRPGLKVNALYNVGAAAARGEYLYISESHCVPRSDCLQQIFDFVQQSGLPAACSASDGINANYVAEGEQRIFEEDFHRWMEAKKCKIAIRGTLIERALWEQVGGFQAEFGHFSEMLIGCRLEAVGARFGFAANSYVSHGNQVCLKSLSEELIEYGEDECRSCHLTPAEMRIADTKEWADRELLKRQSLWLRFRQAKEAVRQWARAVAIQTLPLPAEWRFQVFRRYWQSAIRQGRLRYLASMTTFDATSEEIAKPSDAYRKAA, encoded by the coding sequence ATGGGCGAGGATCCAATAATTTCCGTGGTGGTGCCGCTGCCGGACGACCGGGGGCATGTGCTCGACTGTTTGACTGGTTTCACTCAGCAAACGCTGGAAGTGCCTTTCGAGGTGATCGTGCCGACCGAGGCGGCTTCGTCCAGCGAGGTTGCCTGGCTGGTCGATCGCTTTCCCCAAGTACGGTGGATTCATCGGCCCGGGCTGAAAGTGAACGCCTTGTATAATGTCGGCGCGGCTGCCGCACGGGGCGAATATCTTTACATTTCGGAATCGCACTGCGTGCCGCGTAGCGATTGCCTGCAGCAGATTTTCGACTTCGTCCAGCAATCGGGGCTGCCGGCGGCGTGTAGCGCCAGCGACGGCATCAATGCCAACTACGTGGCCGAAGGTGAGCAGCGGATTTTTGAAGAAGACTTTCATCGTTGGATGGAAGCTAAAAAGTGCAAGATCGCAATCCGAGGCACGCTGATCGAGCGTGCTTTGTGGGAACAGGTCGGCGGGTTTCAGGCCGAGTTCGGACACTTCTCAGAGATGCTCATCGGTTGCCGATTGGAAGCTGTGGGCGCTCGGTTTGGCTTCGCGGCGAATTCGTACGTTTCGCACGGCAACCAGGTCTGTTTGAAATCGCTTTCCGAGGAGTTGATCGAGTACGGCGAAGACGAGTGCCGCTCTTGCCACCTCACACCGGCAGAAATGCGAATCGCCGATACCAAAGAATGGGCGGACCGAGAGTTGCTGAAACGGCAATCGCTGTGGCTCCGCTTTCGGCAGGCCAAAGAAGCGGTTCGCCAATGGGCTCGGGCTGTTGCCATCCAAACCCTTCCGCTACCGGCGGAGTGGCGGTTTCAAGTGTTTCGCCGATACTGGCAATCGGCGATCCGCCAAGGCCGGCTGCGGTATTTGGCATCGATGACGACGTTCGACGCAACGAGTGAAGAGATCGCTAAGCCGAGCGATGCTTATCGAAAAGCGGCTTAG
- a CDS encoding type 1 glutamine amidotransferase domain-containing protein has translation MSNQLNGKRIAFLATDGFEQVELTQPWDAIKAAGAQVVLVSPKDGKIQGMNHDEKADQFEVDLNVEKVSAEDFDGLVLPGGVANPDTLRTCETSVSFIRDFFKQHKPVAAICHGPWTLIEAGVVKGRQVTSWPSLKTDLKNAGANWVDEQCVCDEGLVTSRNPDDLPAFCAKAIEEFAEGKHAEQTV, from the coding sequence ATGTCGAATCAACTAAACGGTAAACGAATTGCATTTCTCGCCACCGATGGCTTCGAGCAGGTCGAACTGACCCAACCGTGGGACGCGATCAAAGCGGCCGGAGCCCAGGTCGTGCTGGTATCCCCCAAAGACGGCAAGATCCAGGGAATGAACCACGACGAGAAGGCAGACCAGTTCGAGGTCGATCTAAATGTCGAAAAAGTATCAGCCGAAGATTTCGACGGACTCGTCCTGCCTGGCGGCGTCGCCAACCCAGATACCCTCCGCACGTGCGAGACGTCGGTCAGCTTCATCCGCGACTTTTTCAAACAGCATAAGCCTGTCGCCGCCATCTGCCACGGCCCATGGACGCTGATCGAAGCTGGCGTGGTTAAAGGTCGCCAGGTTACTTCCTGGCCAAGCCTGAAAACCGACCTGAAAAACGCGGGAGCGAACTGGGTAGACGAGCAATGCGTCTGCGACGAAGGCCTGGTCACCAGCCGAAATCCCGATGATTTGCCAGCCTTTTGTGCCAAGGCAATTGAAGAGTTCGCCGAGGGGAAGCATGCCGAGCAAACGGTTTAG
- a CDS encoding lysophospholipid acyltransferase family protein translates to MRPKLVVDYVVYLIVRLFICTVQATPLSVCAQVSSFLAWLANDVLKIRGKLVDSNLKHAFPDLSPSQRKKLARRNWYHLCLMVCEIAHAPRKLHDTNWHKHIKMKDIHIQIEQALGRRPVVVLLGHFGNFEVMGYCTGMLGFPTYTVARPLDNPFLHRWLEEFRSATGQIILPKQGSAPYIEQVLDQNGTLALLCDQNAGRKGCWVEFMNRPASYHKAISVFSMASGAPLVFLYMRRTGGPMQFEFGVEGIYDPATADEQKGVKEVTQWYNEMLERVVRRDPEQYWWVHNRWKDDRPAKKREKEKQRLAAERKEAAKLAQAA, encoded by the coding sequence ATGAGGCCCAAGCTTGTTGTTGATTATGTTGTGTATCTCATCGTTCGCCTGTTTATCTGCACGGTTCAGGCAACGCCCCTTTCGGTATGCGCCCAGGTTTCAAGTTTTCTGGCCTGGCTGGCCAACGACGTCTTAAAGATCCGCGGCAAGCTGGTCGACTCGAACCTGAAGCACGCCTTCCCCGATCTTTCGCCCTCGCAGCGAAAAAAACTGGCCCGCCGCAACTGGTACCACCTTTGCCTGATGGTGTGCGAAATCGCCCACGCGCCGCGCAAGTTGCACGACACCAACTGGCACAAGCACATCAAAATGAAGGACATCCACATCCAGATCGAGCAGGCGCTCGGCCGCCGACCGGTGGTAGTGCTGCTTGGGCACTTCGGCAACTTCGAGGTGATGGGCTACTGCACCGGCATGCTCGGCTTCCCCACGTACACAGTGGCCCGGCCGCTGGATAATCCGTTTCTGCATAGGTGGCTGGAAGAGTTCCGCAGCGCCACCGGTCAGATCATCCTCCCCAAACAAGGCAGCGCCCCCTACATCGAACAAGTGCTCGACCAAAACGGAACGCTGGCCCTGCTGTGCGATCAAAACGCCGGCCGCAAAGGATGCTGGGTCGAATTCATGAACCGCCCTGCCTCGTACCACAAAGCAATCAGCGTCTTCTCGATGGCTAGCGGCGCCCCACTGGTGTTCCTCTACATGCGCCGCACCGGCGGCCCCATGCAATTTGAGTTCGGCGTCGAAGGCATCTACGACCCCGCCACCGCCGACGAGCAAAAAGGGGTGAAAGAAGTCACCCAGTGGTACAACGAAATGCTAGAACGAGTCGTCCGCCGCGACCCAGAACAATACTGGTGGGTGCACAACCGCTGGAAAGACGACCGCCCGGCTAAGAAGCGAGAGAAGGAAAAACAGCGATTGGCCGCCGAGCGGAAAGAAGCCGCAAAACTGGCCCAAGCTGCTTAG
- a CDS encoding carboxypeptidase-like regulatory domain-containing protein → MNRMQTLMLIAALSAINWTGCSQDSGPALGQVDGVVTLDGKPLPDAMVSFYPAEGGRSAHGTTDGTGKYQLRFTAFKEGAMVGQHTVKIEVGVQTGEVALTPAQKARKLPEIYNKNSELSAEVNRGSNTLDFALKSK, encoded by the coding sequence ATGAATCGAATGCAAACACTCATGCTGATCGCTGCGTTGTCAGCGATCAACTGGACGGGCTGTAGCCAGGATAGCGGCCCGGCTTTAGGGCAGGTAGATGGAGTCGTTACTCTGGATGGCAAGCCGCTGCCGGATGCGATGGTGAGCTTTTATCCAGCCGAGGGTGGACGATCGGCGCATGGAACGACCGATGGCACGGGCAAGTATCAGCTACGTTTCACAGCCTTTAAAGAAGGGGCCATGGTGGGCCAACACACCGTCAAGATCGAGGTGGGTGTTCAGACTGGGGAAGTCGCTTTGACGCCTGCCCAGAAAGCGCGAAAATTGCCGGAAATCTATAACAAAAATTCCGAGCTTAGCGCTGAAGTCAACAGAGGTTCTAACACGCTCGACTTCGCACTGAAATCTAAGTAG